A single Chlamydia suis DNA region contains:
- a CDS encoding MFS transporter produces the protein MSSVARKRSFRALVVTHFLTIINDNLYKFLLVFSLLEGKNLEENARILSLVSFFFALPYILLAPFSGSLADRFQKRNIILLTRVVEIFCAILGVYFFHIHSVMGGYLVLVLMACHSAIFGPAKMGILPEMLPLEELSKANGSMTAATYSGSILGSCLAPLMVDLTKDFVTNSYELSACFCVASSILSLFVALRIRASNVKNKGQKIAYVSFKNLWAVFLETRNIAYLTVSVFLVAFFLFVGAYVQLQIIPFVEFTLGYSKHYGAYLFPIVAVGMGVGSYMAGWISGKDIKLGFSPLAAVGVGLSMMVLCLLSFSITAVLLLLFCLGLFGGIYQVPLHAYIQFVSPEHKRGQVLALNNFLDFSGVLLAAGFVRLLGSGLHLTPDQSFLYMGSLVVCFAVLSLWLLKEQVYRLLLTRVLRRQLGQSFSSPKAEDVSCFFVSATSYKEARRILALFPKTIRSRMFILDKKLQPGWTTYLIPHCVTTVFSYGIEGQAFVDWIDLQVREIHELLKKQPSLGVVCLGDQSQSQFFFAQLQASGVSMRNVTLVQDPGPKYSLLLAE, from the coding sequence ATGAGTAGTGTTGCTAGGAAACGATCTTTCCGGGCTTTGGTCGTTACACATTTTCTTACGATTATAAACGACAATCTCTATAAGTTTCTTTTAGTTTTTTCCTTGTTAGAAGGAAAAAACTTAGAAGAAAACGCAAGAATTCTTTCTTTAGTCAGTTTCTTTTTCGCGCTGCCCTATATCTTGCTAGCTCCATTCTCTGGAAGTTTGGCGGATCGTTTTCAAAAACGAAATATTATTTTGTTGACTCGCGTAGTAGAAATTTTTTGCGCGATTTTGGGGGTGTACTTCTTTCATATCCACTCTGTTATGGGAGGATATCTTGTTTTGGTGTTGATGGCTTGTCATTCCGCGATTTTTGGCCCAGCAAAAATGGGTATATTGCCGGAAATGCTTCCCTTAGAGGAGCTGTCTAAAGCCAATGGATCGATGACTGCGGCGACATATTCTGGGAGTATTTTAGGGTCCTGTCTAGCCCCTCTTATGGTTGATTTAACCAAAGATTTTGTAACAAACAGCTATGAATTATCGGCTTGTTTTTGTGTGGCTTCTTCTATTTTAAGTTTATTTGTCGCTTTAAGAATCCGCGCGAGCAATGTCAAAAACAAAGGCCAAAAAATTGCATATGTAAGCTTTAAAAATTTGTGGGCGGTCTTTCTGGAAACGCGAAATATTGCCTACTTGACGGTTTCGGTTTTCCTCGTTGCCTTCTTTCTTTTTGTCGGGGCTTATGTGCAACTACAAATTATTCCTTTTGTAGAATTTACTTTGGGATATTCGAAGCATTATGGGGCATACCTGTTCCCTATTGTTGCGGTGGGAATGGGAGTTGGCTCTTATATGGCGGGATGGATATCTGGAAAGGATATCAAACTTGGGTTTTCTCCATTAGCTGCCGTTGGGGTAGGGCTTTCTATGATGGTCCTCTGTTTGCTTTCGTTTTCGATAACCGCGGTGCTTTTGCTTCTTTTTTGTCTGGGGCTTTTCGGAGGGATCTATCAAGTCCCTTTGCATGCATATATCCAGTTTGTAAGCCCGGAACATAAAAGAGGCCAAGTATTGGCCTTAAACAATTTTTTAGATTTCTCTGGGGTTTTATTAGCTGCTGGGTTTGTTCGGCTACTAGGCTCTGGTTTACACTTAACGCCAGATCAAAGTTTTCTATATATGGGCTCTCTGGTCGTGTGTTTTGCCGTGCTTTCTCTGTGGTTGCTGAAGGAGCAGGTGTATCGGTTATTGTTAACACGAGTTTTAAGAAGGCAGTTAGGTCAGAGCTTTTCTTCTCCCAAGGCAGAAGATGTGAGCTGCTTTTTTGTTTCCGCGACTTCTTACAAGGAAGCGCGACGGATTCTCGCGCTTTTCCCAAAAACGATACGCAGCCGCATGTTCATTCTAGATAAAAAACTCCAACCAGGCTGGACGACCTACTTAATCCCGCATTGTGTAACTACTGTTTTTTCCTATGGGATAGAGGGGCAAGCTTTTGTGGATTGGATAGATCTGCAAGTGCGAGAAATTCATGAGCTGCTCAAGAAACAACCTTCTTTAGGAGTGGTGTGTCTTGGAGATCAGTCTCAGAGTCAATTTTTCTTTGCTCAATTACAAGCTTCAGGGGTGTCTATGCGAAATGTAACATTGGTTCAAGACCCTGGGCCAAAGTATTCTTTACTTTTAGCCGAATGA